One window of the Rhodothermales bacterium genome contains the following:
- a CDS encoding beta-lactamase family protein, with protein sequence MQRRARFVLLAVLLCAPPALAQSSAELERVLSAALDETGVPGLRAAIRLPDGRVVTGAVGVADKQTGQPLDDLIGMPGGSTGKTFVAALTMLLVEDGTLSLRDHASKWIGDRDWFDRLPNADEIRIHHLLSHSSGIGDYPATMRFNMAMVSRAVRSGSAYFEPEELIRFGLDRKPYHEPGDGYVYTDIGYLLLGLIIEQASGDEYYTLLEERILDPHGLSRVRAQRESVLQDIATGYSGRGSTIKKDGRMKFDPRSEWTGGGLVTTPTMLVEFMAALGEGRIVSPDSFRRMVELGWQNPEHPAFHYGLGLFVDNHGETLSHGGLWPGFRSHMVYDVPTGIAVAIQTNRDNRVDLEGLSARVAEVASAEMAARIRAAM encoded by the coding sequence ATGCAACGCAGGGCTAGGTTCGTCCTTCTGGCGGTGCTCCTGTGCGCTCCGCCGGCACTCGCGCAGTCGAGTGCCGAGCTCGAGCGTGTCTTGTCGGCAGCGCTTGACGAGACGGGGGTGCCGGGATTGCGGGCGGCGATTCGCCTGCCGGACGGCCGGGTCGTAACCGGCGCGGTGGGGGTGGCCGACAAACAGACCGGCCAGCCGCTGGATGATCTGATCGGCATGCCGGGCGGAAGTACCGGGAAGACCTTCGTCGCAGCCCTGACCATGCTGTTGGTGGAGGACGGCACGCTCAGTCTTCGGGATCACGCTTCGAAGTGGATCGGAGACCGGGACTGGTTTGATCGACTTCCGAATGCAGATGAGATCCGGATCCACCATCTCCTTTCCCATAGCTCGGGAATTGGCGACTACCCGGCTACCATGCGGTTCAACATGGCCATGGTGTCCCGCGCCGTTCGTAGCGGCAGCGCCTATTTCGAACCGGAAGAGCTGATCCGCTTCGGGCTGGACCGAAAGCCGTATCACGAGCCTGGAGACGGGTATGTCTACACGGACATCGGCTATCTGCTGCTGGGCCTGATTATCGAGCAGGCTTCCGGGGATGAGTATTACACCCTTCTGGAGGAGCGCATTCTCGATCCGCATGGCTTGTCCAGGGTACGCGCGCAACGGGAATCCGTGCTGCAGGACATCGCGACCGGATACTCCGGCCGAGGCAGCACGATCAAGAAAGACGGACGCATGAAGTTCGACCCGCGCTCGGAGTGGACCGGAGGCGGATTGGTCACGACACCGACCATGCTGGTTGAGTTTATGGCGGCCCTCGGCGAAGGCCGGATTGTCTCACCGGACAGCTTCCGCCGCATGGTGGAACTCGGCTGGCAGAATCCGGAGCACCCGGCATTTCACTACGGTCTGGGCCTGTTCGTGGACAACCACGGCGAGACGCTCAGCCACGGTGGGCTCTGGCCGGGTTTCCGATCGCACATGGTCTACGACGTGCCGACCGGCATTGCGGTAGCC
- a CDS encoding NAD-dependent epimerase/dehydratase family protein — MTIDRRRFLGSALLGGSALMAAPGMVAKAARRRSMRILILGGTGFIGPHMVQTAIDRGHTVTLFNRGRTNTHLFPGVEKLVGDRNGQLEALEGRSWDVVIDNSGYYKSHVRMSAEALRDSVDHYLFTSTIDAYRDFNTPFFDDSYPLHPADPDRPDDPRRFYGQLKADCERIVREIYPNNSTQVRPGWIVGPGDNNHLMTYWVVRINRGGEVLAPGSPDDYMQLTDARDLAEWYIHIAENQVFGQFSAVGPVMTWAEWLYGMRAVTPADVKFTWVDADFLLEHDAKPWTDIPIWWPTRNNWGPPSYGGIVGGEGAFSIDGSKARAHGLNHRTVADTAKSTLDWYWQTFDAWPEDRRPGFSAARERELLEAWHATQG, encoded by the coding sequence ATGACCATTGACCGCAGGCGTTTCCTTGGATCGGCATTGCTCGGAGGATCGGCGCTCATGGCTGCGCCGGGGATGGTGGCCAAAGCGGCCCGGCGCCGCTCGATGCGCATCCTGATCCTCGGCGGCACCGGCTTCATCGGACCGCACATGGTCCAGACGGCGATCGACCGCGGGCATACCGTGACGCTTTTCAACCGTGGGCGTACGAACACCCATCTCTTCCCGGGGGTGGAGAAGCTGGTAGGAGACCGCAATGGCCAGTTGGAGGCGCTGGAAGGCCGGTCCTGGGATGTTGTGATCGACAACAGCGGCTACTACAAGTCTCACGTGCGCATGTCGGCGGAGGCTCTGAGAGACTCGGTGGATCACTACCTGTTCACCTCCACCATCGATGCGTATCGGGATTTCAATACCCCGTTCTTCGACGACTCCTATCCCCTGCATCCGGCGGATCCCGACCGGCCGGACGACCCCCGTCGATTCTACGGGCAGTTGAAGGCCGACTGCGAGCGCATCGTCCGGGAGATCTATCCGAACAACTCGACCCAGGTGCGTCCGGGCTGGATCGTCGGTCCTGGCGACAACAATCACCTGATGACCTATTGGGTGGTGCGCATCAATCGGGGCGGTGAGGTGCTGGCTCCCGGATCACCGGATGATTACATGCAGCTGACTGATGCGCGCGATCTGGCCGAGTGGTACATCCACATCGCCGAAAACCAGGTCTTTGGTCAGTTCAGTGCGGTCGGGCCCGTGATGACATGGGCGGAATGGCTGTATGGCATGCGGGCCGTGACGCCGGCCGATGTGAAATTCACTTGGGTCGACGCGGATTTCCTGCTGGAGCACGATGCCAAACCCTGGACCGACATTCCCATCTGGTGGCCGACGCGCAACAACTGGGGACCGCCCTCCTATGGAGGCATTGTCGGCGGGGAGGGCGCGTTTTCCATTGACGGATCGAAGGCCCGGGCCCACGGTCTGAACCACCGTACCGTGGCAGACACGGCCAAATCGACGTTGGACTGGTACTGGCAAACGTTCGACGCCTGGCCGGAGGACCGGAGGCCGGGCTTTTCGGCAGCGAGGGAGCGGGAGCTGCTCGAGGCGTGGCATGCAACGCAGGGCTAG